One Blattabacterium cuenoti genomic window carries:
- a CDS encoding type III pantothenate kinase, protein MLLTINIGNSSLRFGLFDHNYNLECNCSWIINSNPHRSLDEYILLFRNIYQQYGIFSKFIQNIVIGSVVPPLTNIVGQSLYEIHKIEPIIVDRNSDSPIKHYSHQLGTDLYANAIAAYTLYNNQDPTLVVDFGTALSLTCIDKYGNLQGVIIAPGVNASLTALIGNTAQLSQIELKKPPSILGQYTETCIQSGIIYGYLSMVEGLINRVNQELKKNCFVIATGGLSHIYTPLTKKIHIKDKLHTIKGLKILFHWNH, encoded by the coding sequence ATGTTGTTAACAATAAACATTGGAAATTCAAGTCTTCGTTTTGGGCTATTTGATCATAATTATAATTTAGAATGTAATTGTTCGTGGATTATTAATAGTAATCCACATAGATCACTAGATGAATACATTTTGTTATTTCGAAACATATATCAACAATATGGAATTTTTTCAAAATTTATACAAAATATTGTCATTGGATCAGTCGTTCCTCCCCTTACAAATATCGTGGGACAATCTTTATATGAAATACATAAAATAGAACCTATTATAGTAGATAGAAATTCCGATTCTCCTATAAAACATTATTCTCATCAATTGGGGACAGATTTGTATGCTAATGCTATAGCCGCATATACATTATATAACAATCAAGATCCCACTTTAGTCGTGGATTTTGGTACTGCATTAAGTTTAACTTGTATAGATAAATATGGAAATCTTCAAGGAGTTATTATTGCTCCTGGCGTTAATGCTTCTTTAACAGCATTGATTGGAAATACAGCACAATTATCACAAATTGAATTAAAAAAACCTCCTAGTATACTAGGACAATATACAGAAACATGTATTCAGAGTGGAATTATATATGGGTATTTAAGTATGGTTGAAGGATTAATAAATAGAGTGAATCAAGAATTGAAAAAAAATTGTTTTGTTATAGCTACTGGAGGTCTTTCTCATATATATACACCTTTAACAAAAAAAATTCATATAAAAGACAAATTACACACAATAAAAGGATTAAAAATCCT
- a CDS encoding alpha/beta fold hydrolase, with translation MTNICKINFKIKGEGIPIVLLHGFMESLEIWNNIYYNISNKYKVISIDLPGHGKSILTLKENAIFTMEKVAELIIKKIVIKENIQKAIFVGHSMGGYIALAMAEKYPEMFLGLCLLHSTTKSDTLEKKKNRIQSVQLAIYNYPLFISTSIKKLFSYKKKLSYLQKDISFVKKIASNTHINSITSFLKGMSIRKDRRFLLKETKFPKLYIAGLYDLILDIKNIYEETKNGNQVYFLAIPTGHMGHIEDPKKIVKILENFIDFSIS, from the coding sequence ATGACTAATATTTGTAAAATAAATTTTAAAATAAAAGGAGAAGGAATTCCCATAGTATTATTACATGGGTTTATGGAAAGTTTAGAAATATGGAATAACATATATTATAATATTTCGAATAAATATAAAGTTATTTCAATTGATCTTCCAGGTCATGGGAAAAGTATTCTAACATTAAAAGAAAATGCCATTTTTACAATGGAAAAAGTTGCAGAACTTATAATAAAAAAAATCGTCATCAAAGAAAATATACAAAAAGCGATTTTTGTAGGCCATTCTATGGGGGGGTATATTGCTTTAGCAATGGCAGAAAAATATCCAGAAATGTTTTTGGGGTTGTGTTTACTTCATTCTACAACAAAATCAGATACACTTGAAAAAAAGAAAAACAGGATTCAATCTGTTCAATTAGCCATTTATAATTATCCATTATTTATATCCACAAGTATAAAAAAATTGTTTTCTTATAAAAAGAAGTTATCTTATTTACAAAAAGATATCTCTTTTGTGAAAAAGATCGCTTCAAATACTCATATTAATAGCATAACTTCTTTTTTAAAAGGAATGTCAATTCGAAAAGATAGAAGATTTCTGTTGAAAGAAACTAAGTTCCCAAAACTATATATAGCTGGATTGTACGATTTAATTCTTGATATAAAAAATATTTATGAAGAAACTAAAAATGGAAATCAAGTTTATTTTTTAGCTATACCTACAGGTCATATGGGACATATAGAAGATCCTAAAAAAATAGTAAAAATATTAGAAAATTTTATAGATTTTTCTATTTCATGA
- a CDS encoding 5-formyltetrahydrofolate cyclo-ligase, translating to MNKKKLREKYFRIRKSISRKEIIKMSYEIFFHLKKIFFIWKKTYYHIFLPIHEYKEVDTFIIIDFLLKIGKCVTIPCSNFRNLSIENCLFHKNIILIKKKYGIMEPITRHKSIVSISLIEVIFVPLLIFDSKGYRIGYGKGFYDRFIPSCEKNVIKIGLSFFYPIKKIENTHKNDLLIDIGITPNHIFFF from the coding sequence ATGAACAAAAAAAAATTGCGTGAAAAATATTTTCGTATAAGAAAGTCTATTTCTAGAAAAGAAATTATTAAAATGAGTTACGAAATTTTTTTTCATTTGAAAAAAATATTTTTTATATGGAAAAAAACATATTATCATATTTTTTTACCTATACATGAATATAAAGAAGTAGATACATTTATTATAATTGATTTTTTATTAAAAATAGGAAAATGTGTCACTATACCTTGTTCAAATTTTAGAAATTTATCTATAGAAAATTGTTTATTTCATAAAAATATTATATTAATAAAAAAAAAATATGGAATTATGGAGCCTATTACTAGACATAAATCTATTGTTTCAATTTCTCTAATTGAAGTAATATTTGTGCCTTTATTAATATTCGATTCAAAAGGTTATAGAATAGGTTATGGAAAAGGTTTTTATGATAGATTTATTCCTTCATGTGAAAAAAATGTTATTAAAATAGGTTTAAGTTTTTTTTATCCCATAAAAAAAATTGAAAACACACATAAAAATGATTTGTTAATAGATATAGGAATAACTCCCAACCATATTTTTTTCTTTTAA
- the rseP gene encoding RIP metalloprotease RseP: protein MSSILTRSIQLLLSISILIVIHELGHFIMAQLFKVRVERFFLFFDPWFSILKKKIGHTIYGIGWVPLGGYIKISGMMMDDKNISSKNKINNWEFRSKSAIKRLLIISGGIIFNILLAVLIFTFLLFKYGETYLPTKNVKYGIEVDSLGEKIGLKNGDKILLVNDKYVPYFQDIPKEILLGNSITVDRMGNIVKLLLNNDKKKLLFDRKELNFFITPRVPPIINYVMKNSKAEKYGLRNNDEILAINSEFVLFSDQLKDLLSKYNNENILISINRNGKLIQKEIFLDPKGILGIYLKNFTELDQIFLFEKKNYSFFDSIPHGIKKAWEVLKNQIFFLKNVFHIETKAYKQIGSFFSIAREFPSKWNWDIFWTLTATLSIWLAFLNLFPIPSLDGGYILFIIIEMITKKKINEEIIERSTIYGFIIISLIMMLIIVWDVFKVFFY from the coding sequence ATGTCATCAATTTTAACTAGATCTATACAATTATTACTTAGTATTTCTATATTAATTGTTATTCATGAATTAGGTCATTTTATTATGGCTCAATTGTTTAAAGTTAGAGTGGAAAGATTTTTTTTATTTTTTGATCCATGGTTTTCCATTTTAAAAAAAAAAATAGGACATACTATTTATGGAATAGGTTGGGTGCCTTTAGGAGGATATATTAAAATATCTGGAATGATGATGGATGATAAAAACATTTCATCAAAAAATAAAATTAATAATTGGGAATTTCGTTCCAAATCAGCAATAAAAAGACTATTGATCATTTCTGGAGGAATTATTTTTAACATATTATTAGCTGTTTTAATTTTTACTTTTTTATTATTTAAGTATGGGGAAACTTATCTTCCTACAAAAAATGTTAAATATGGTATAGAAGTAGATTCTTTGGGAGAAAAAATAGGATTAAAAAATGGAGATAAAATTTTATTGGTTAATGATAAGTATGTTCCCTATTTTCAGGATATTCCTAAGGAAATTCTTTTAGGAAATTCTATCACTGTAGATCGTATGGGGAATATTGTGAAATTATTGTTAAATAATGACAAAAAGAAACTTCTTTTTGATAGAAAAGAACTTAATTTTTTTATTACACCTCGTGTTCCTCCTATAATCAATTATGTTATGAAAAATTCTAAAGCAGAAAAATATGGATTAAGAAATAATGATGAAATATTAGCTATTAATTCTGAATTTGTTCTTTTTTCTGATCAATTAAAAGATTTATTATCAAAATATAATAATGAAAACATATTAATATCTATTAACAGAAATGGAAAACTTATTCAAAAAGAAATTTTTTTAGATCCTAAAGGAATTTTGGGAATTTATTTAAAAAATTTTACGGAGTTAGATCAAATTTTTTTGTTTGAAAAAAAGAACTATTCTTTTTTTGATAGTATTCCTCATGGAATAAAAAAAGCTTGGGAGGTTCTAAAAAATCAAATATTTTTTTTAAAAAATGTTTTTCATATAGAAACTAAGGCTTATAAACAAATAGGGAGTTTTTTTTCTATAGCTAGAGAATTTCCATCTAAATGGAATTGGGATATTTTTTGGACTTTAACAGCCACTTTATCTATTTGGTTAGCTTTTTTAAATTTATTTCCTATTCCATCATTAGATGGTGGTTATATATTATTTATCATAATAGAAATGATAACAAAAAAGAAAATAAATGAAGAAATTATTGAACGTTCTACTATTTATGGATTTATAATAATTAGTTTAATTATGATGTTGATTATTGTTTGGGATGTATTCAAAGTTTTTTTTTATTGA
- a CDS encoding FeoA family protein, protein MNLSNLKKGEKGIIKGYKNDNFPIKLLELGVLPGVKFEILFVSIFYDPLCIRYDQSCLALRKKEAENIIIEPFIETNKCQKLN, encoded by the coding sequence TTGAATTTATCTAATCTTAAAAAAGGAGAGAAAGGGATTATTAAAGGATATAAAAATGATAATTTTCCCATAAAATTATTAGAATTAGGAGTTTTACCTGGTGTAAAATTCGAAATACTTTTTGTTTCTATTTTTTACGATCCATTATGTATAAGATATGATCAATCTTGTTTAGCTTTACGAAAAAAAGAAGCTGAAAATATCATAATAGAACCTTTTATAGAAACTAATAAATGTCAAAAATTAAATTAG
- the feoB gene encoding ferrous iron transport protein B, giving the protein MSKIKLALVGNPNVGKTSLFNKLTGLNQKVGNYTGVTVDKKIGYFYYENIYYQIIDLPGTYSIYPSSEDEEVVCRLLSNINELDYPDKIIVVADSSNLKKSLLLLRQVQDLGFPVLLALNMLDEAKKKGIFINIKKLKKFLITEIVLINARKGIGLNEVRRKIKNLKKTKKTDFFNPGSYYSLAINDVKNNFKVSTYQAWHYLAHDIKKEDCLLKIKSKYNIIPKRLQIKETLDRYEEIGKFFSKTVSELISDQEKTYLEFSKKIDNYLIVHPFWGYFIFLFFLFFIFQCIFFWSEIPKQFIELFFSFVQKKLYNFYPGPLNNFFLQGILPAVSTIVSFIPQISVLLFFILLMEESGYISRVIFLMDRIMRPFGLNGKSVVPLISSIGCAIPAIISARHIENPRDRLITILATPFMTCSARLPVYTLIISIIIPDKKWCFLHLKGVVLMAMYILGIISALSVSIILHHFLKKNYKSHLLIEIPTYKVPMLKNILITLWINMKSFIINAGKMIFLINILIWVLGNFGPSVNLSNKNFILNVEKKELPNSYLGLLGKKMEPVISPLGYDWKIGIGLLSSLIAREVFVSTMASVYSIEEKNNFLKEKMKKEISPETKKPIYNLATGVSLLFFYAFSMQCMSTLSIIKKETKSWKWPILQFVFMTLLAYIASLLIYQTLKE; this is encoded by the coding sequence ATGTCAAAAATTAAATTAGCACTTGTAGGAAATCCCAATGTAGGAAAAACTTCTTTATTTAATAAATTAACTGGACTTAATCAAAAAGTAGGAAATTATACAGGAGTTACAGTTGACAAAAAAATAGGATATTTTTATTATGAAAATATATATTATCAAATCATAGATCTTCCTGGAACTTACAGTATATACCCTTCATCTGAAGATGAAGAAGTAGTTTGCAGATTGCTAAGCAATATAAATGAATTAGATTACCCAGATAAAATTATAGTAGTAGCAGATTCATCTAATTTAAAAAAAAGCCTTCTTTTACTTAGACAAGTACAGGATTTAGGATTCCCTGTTCTTCTTGCATTAAATATGCTTGATGAAGCAAAAAAAAAGGGAATATTCATTAATATAAAAAAATTGAAAAAATTTCTTATAACAGAAATTGTATTGATTAACGCAAGAAAAGGAATAGGATTAAATGAAGTTAGAAGAAAAATAAAAAATTTAAAAAAAACAAAAAAAACTGATTTTTTCAATCCAGGATCGTATTATTCTCTTGCTATTAATGATGTTAAAAATAATTTTAAAGTAAGTACTTACCAAGCCTGGCATTATTTAGCACATGACATAAAAAAAGAAGATTGTTTATTAAAAATAAAAAGTAAATATAATATTATCCCAAAAAGATTACAAATAAAGGAAACATTAGATAGATATGAGGAAATAGGAAAATTTTTTTCAAAAACAGTTTCTGAATTAATATCGGATCAAGAAAAAACATATCTAGAATTTTCAAAAAAAATAGATAATTATTTAATTGTACATCCTTTTTGGGGGTATTTTATTTTTTTATTTTTTTTATTTTTCATTTTTCAATGTATTTTTTTTTGGTCAGAAATTCCTAAACAATTTATAGAATTATTTTTTTCTTTTGTGCAAAAAAAATTATACAATTTTTATCCTGGTCCTTTAAATAATTTTTTTTTGCAAGGAATATTACCTGCAGTTAGTACTATTGTTTCTTTTATTCCCCAAATTTCGGTTTTATTATTTTTTATTCTTCTTATGGAAGAAAGTGGATACATAAGCAGAGTTATATTTTTAATGGATCGAATTATGCGACCTTTTGGTTTAAATGGGAAAAGTGTTGTTCCTCTTATTTCTAGTATAGGTTGTGCTATTCCAGCAATCATATCAGCTAGACATATAGAGAATCCAAGAGATCGCTTAATTACTATTTTAGCGACTCCTTTTATGACTTGTTCTGCAAGATTACCTGTTTATACTCTAATTATATCTATAATTATACCGGACAAAAAATGGTGTTTTCTTCATCTGAAGGGAGTAGTTCTTATGGCTATGTATATCTTAGGAATCATATCTGCTTTGAGTGTTTCAATAATTTTACATCATTTTTTAAAAAAAAATTATAAAAGCCATCTTTTAATAGAGATCCCTACTTATAAAGTCCCTATGTTGAAAAACATATTGATTACTTTATGGATTAATATGAAATCATTTATTATAAATGCTGGAAAAATGATCTTTTTGATTAATATATTGATTTGGGTTTTAGGAAATTTTGGGCCTTCAGTAAATTTATCCAATAAAAATTTTATTCTAAATGTAGAAAAAAAAGAATTACCTAATTCTTATTTAGGTTTGTTAGGAAAAAAAATGGAACCTGTAATTTCTCCATTAGGATATGATTGGAAAATTGGAATAGGGTTGTTATCGTCTCTTATAGCAAGGGAGGTATTTGTAAGTACTATGGCCTCTGTGTACAGTATAGAAGAAAAAAATAATTTTTTAAAAGAAAAAATGAAAAAAGAAATATCTCCTGAAACTAAAAAACCTATTTATAATTTAGCAACAGGAGTTTCTTTACTATTTTTTTATGCATTTTCTATGCAATGTATGAGCACTTTATCCATAATAAAAAAGGAAACAAAATCTTGGAAATGGCCAATATTACAATTTGTTTTTATGACTTTATTAGCTTATATAGCTTCATTATTAATATATCAAACATTAAAAGAATAA
- a CDS encoding D-alanine--D-alanine ligase, translating to MKKVAIIMGGYSKESIVSLKSGKVVYENLCRKEFDSYRIYIFKDKWVMIDDENKEYYVNKQDFTISGMKNIKFDCVFNAIHGTPGEDGILQAYFELLKIPYTGCSFHHANLTFNKKYCLTFLKYFGINTAESFFLNKNQVFCKKEILRRVGLPCFVKPNRSGSSLGISKVYEEKYLFDAVQKAFLEDEEIIIESFLEGKEVSVGVFSFKNEVIVLPITEIISQNDFFDFESKYSGKSQEITPAKLFPNAENKIRKIAKKIYNFLNLSGISRAEYILVNEEPYFLEINTVPGLSEESIFPKQLKEFGMSLSDVFRNAIYDSIDKMNK from the coding sequence ATGAAAAAAGTAGCTATCATTATGGGAGGATATTCAAAAGAATCTATTGTTTCACTAAAAAGTGGAAAAGTTGTTTATGAAAATTTATGCAGAAAAGAATTTGATTCTTATAGAATATATATTTTTAAAGATAAATGGGTTATGATAGATGATGAAAATAAGGAATATTATGTAAATAAGCAAGATTTTACGATTTCCGGAATGAAGAATATAAAATTTGATTGTGTATTTAATGCTATACATGGAACACCAGGAGAAGACGGTATATTACAAGCTTATTTTGAATTATTAAAAATTCCTTATACGGGATGTAGTTTTCATCATGCTAATCTAACTTTCAATAAAAAGTATTGTTTGACTTTTTTGAAATATTTTGGAATCAATACAGCTGAATCTTTTTTCTTAAATAAAAATCAAGTCTTTTGTAAAAAAGAAATTTTAAGAAGGGTAGGACTTCCTTGTTTTGTAAAACCAAATAGATCTGGATCTAGTTTAGGGATAAGTAAAGTTTATGAAGAAAAATATTTATTTGATGCAGTACAAAAAGCTTTTCTAGAAGATGAAGAAATTATTATTGAATCTTTTCTTGAAGGGAAAGAAGTGTCTGTCGGTGTTTTTTCATTTAAGAATGAAGTTATTGTTTTACCAATAACCGAAATAATTAGTCAAAACGATTTTTTTGATTTTGAATCAAAATATTCGGGAAAATCTCAAGAAATTACTCCTGCAAAATTGTTTCCCAATGCAGAAAATAAAATACGAAAAATAGCAAAAAAAATATATAATTTTCTAAATTTATCAGGAATATCTAGAGCAGAATATATTCTTGTAAATGAAGAACCTTATTTTTTAGAAATAAATACAGTCCCAGGCCTATCAGAAGAAAGTATTTTTCCAAAACAATTGAAAGAATTTGGAATGTCTTTATCCGATGTGTTTAGAAATGCCATATATGATTCCATTGATAAAATGAATAAATAA
- a CDS encoding PASTA domain-containing protein produces MFIINFIIAILILYKITQLALKWVDVYTKHGSYVVVPDLKGFTLSQSISILEKLRLKYNIDTSHYDPNFKINQIISFSPEAGDHVKEGRHIYIQVNSKLSQSVLPNIINKDKRIAIKLLHANHISVKEIKYVHDMNKDTVLKVLYKKKSIQFGYRFPPNQDGITLIIGKGYEKNNSSVPNVIGMTLRSAIYTLKSQLFNVINFYYDHGIINPDQNAKVYRQKPDPGVIYDNKKSIELWLTSKELLDHLIQIEEKDSKNKSPKIQIEEKDSKNKTEEKKKNRIK; encoded by the coding sequence ATGTTCATAATAAATTTTATCATTGCCATATTGATTTTATATAAAATTACTCAGTTGGCATTAAAATGGGTAGATGTCTATACAAAACATGGTTCTTATGTTGTTGTTCCTGATTTGAAAGGTTTTACTTTATCTCAATCTATATCTATTTTAGAAAAATTAAGACTGAAATACAATATAGACACATCACATTATGATCCTAATTTTAAAATTAATCAAATTATTTCCTTTTCTCCAGAAGCGGGAGATCATGTAAAGGAAGGAAGGCATATATATATACAAGTTAATTCTAAATTATCTCAATCTGTTTTACCTAATATCATAAATAAAGATAAACGAATAGCTATAAAATTACTTCATGCTAATCATATATCAGTTAAGGAAATCAAATATGTTCATGATATGAATAAAGATACTGTTTTAAAAGTTTTATATAAAAAAAAATCTATTCAATTTGGATATAGGTTTCCTCCTAATCAAGATGGAATTACTTTAATTATTGGAAAAGGATATGAAAAAAATAATTCATCTGTCCCTAATGTTATTGGAATGACCTTGCGTTCAGCTATTTACACTTTAAAATCTCAATTATTCAATGTTATAAATTTTTATTATGATCACGGAATAATCAATCCTGATCAAAACGCAAAAGTATATAGACAAAAGCCTGATCCTGGAGTTATTTATGATAACAAAAAATCTATTGAACTTTGGTTAACTTCAAAAGAATTGTTAGATCATTTGATTCAAATAGAAGAAAAAGATTCTAAAAATAAATCCCCAAAAATTCAAATAGAAGAAAAAGATTCTAAAAATAAAACAGAAGAGAAAAAAAAGAATCGAATTAAATAA
- a CDS encoding RluA family pseudouridine synthase, with translation MRKIKILVKKNQKEIRIDKFLKENIENISRNQIQKLTISGKIIVNKCIVKKNYKIKPLDFVEIQISNILDHLEYRNILAEEINIDILYEDEDVMIVNKPAGMVVHPGFGNNKGTLIHGVKYHFENSNLNNFDLYRSGLVHRLDKDTSGLLVLAKNEYSKKYLFQQFQSRTIKREYRALIWGDLLEEKGVITGFIGRDPRNRKRMTIFSNNEYHKGKYSVTHYKVLERFKYLTYVSCNIKTGKTHQIRAHFKYLGHPLFHDTTYGGNKIFMKKKCSNKNIEFLKTCFKILPRQALHAISLSFIHPKNQKCYFYCPIPEDFKIVLQQCRKIL, from the coding sequence ATGAGAAAAATTAAAATTCTTGTAAAAAAGAATCAAAAAGAAATTCGTATTGATAAATTTTTGAAGGAAAATATAGAAAATATTAGCAGAAATCAAATTCAAAAATTAACTATTTCAGGAAAAATTATAGTAAATAAATGTATTGTAAAAAAAAATTATAAAATAAAACCTTTAGATTTTGTAGAAATACAAATTTCTAATATTTTAGATCATTTAGAATATAGAAATATTCTTGCAGAAGAAATAAATATTGATATTCTTTATGAAGATGAAGATGTTATGATAGTTAATAAACCTGCAGGAATGGTAGTGCATCCAGGATTTGGGAATAATAAAGGAACGTTAATTCATGGAGTTAAATATCACTTTGAGAATTCAAATTTAAACAACTTTGATTTATATAGAAGTGGATTAGTTCATAGATTAGACAAAGATACATCAGGTTTATTAGTTTTGGCAAAAAATGAATATTCTAAAAAATATTTATTTCAACAATTTCAGTCTAGAACAATTAAAAGAGAATATAGAGCTTTAATATGGGGGGACTTACTTGAAGAAAAAGGAGTTATAACTGGCTTTATTGGAAGAGATCCTAGAAATAGAAAAAGAATGACTATTTTTTCCAATAACGAATATCATAAAGGAAAATATTCTGTAACACATTATAAAGTATTAGAAAGATTTAAGTATTTAACATATGTTTCTTGCAACATAAAAACAGGAAAAACACATCAAATAAGAGCACATTTCAAATATTTAGGTCATCCATTATTCCATGACACTACATATGGAGGCAATAAAATTTTTATGAAAAAAAAATGTTCAAATAAAAATATAGAATTTCTTAAAACTTGTTTTAAGATCTTACCAAGACAAGCCTTACATGCTATATCTCTTTCTTTTATACATCCCAAAAATCAAAAATGTTATTTTTATTGTCCAATTCCTGAAGATTTTAAAATTGTTCTACAACAATGTAGAAAAATATTATAA